The following proteins come from a genomic window of Natronosalvus vescus:
- a CDS encoding sensor histidine kinase: protein MKTAHRFLVAFLVVFLVTSAVLVATFDAHRNDVTDYTDGSIEAQADQSADVLDDRLRGQVETLEVAATNDALIDHESDEQASAIEALVETSAFDGASVVDSSGTVRAITTGDDGAASDDLIGADFSDREYVQCALANRSCISDPFMAETDNHIVVISVPVRDDGEIVGTVNAAYHLTETTFFDPLVGSAERTGMTVTADESVLYSDRERFEETIDRQADLEMVDWTVTVHHDQAALGETLDRLRTFQIATGVLLLGTVGGFGLWVYHSQIQRIQRLSRRVGALERRAYDETEPVGGPAEWRRIDRALDRLARSLERREQMLLVYNRILRHNLRNELNIITGYAAHLEATLEDEESTAATDIRLAATDLLDLADRARTTEHLLDRPSSNPPEIDLVDVVTDRVEAFTEAHPGVTVDLETPANAVVVGGEELELVVDELLENVVEHAGDDATIEITVTVTDATVSMQFADDGPGIPEETAALLTGDSDISPLNHSAGIGLWLVDWTVSRYDGALTFPAGAEGGVVEVVFKRGGGDPGD from the coding sequence ATGAAAACGGCCCACCGGTTTCTGGTGGCGTTCCTCGTCGTTTTCCTGGTTACGAGCGCCGTACTCGTCGCAACATTCGATGCCCACCGAAACGACGTCACCGACTACACCGATGGGTCGATCGAGGCCCAGGCCGATCAGTCTGCCGACGTCCTCGACGACCGACTTCGCGGTCAGGTCGAAACGCTCGAGGTCGCCGCGACCAACGACGCCCTCATCGATCACGAGAGCGACGAACAAGCGAGCGCGATCGAAGCGCTGGTCGAGACCTCCGCGTTCGACGGGGCAAGCGTCGTCGATTCGTCTGGAACCGTCCGGGCGATTACGACCGGGGACGACGGTGCGGCTTCCGACGATCTCATCGGCGCCGACTTCAGCGATCGGGAGTACGTCCAGTGTGCCCTGGCCAATCGATCCTGTATCAGCGATCCGTTCATGGCCGAAACGGACAACCACATCGTGGTAATCAGCGTGCCGGTACGCGACGATGGTGAGATCGTCGGCACGGTCAATGCCGCCTATCACCTCACTGAGACGACCTTCTTCGATCCGCTCGTCGGCTCAGCGGAGCGAACAGGGATGACGGTCACCGCTGACGAGTCGGTGCTCTACAGCGACCGCGAACGCTTCGAGGAAACCATCGACCGACAGGCCGACCTCGAGATGGTGGACTGGACGGTCACCGTCCATCACGATCAGGCCGCGTTGGGCGAGACACTGGATCGATTGCGGACGTTCCAGATCGCCACCGGAGTCCTCCTCCTCGGCACCGTCGGTGGCTTCGGGCTGTGGGTGTATCACTCACAGATTCAGCGGATTCAACGGCTATCTCGGCGTGTCGGCGCACTCGAGCGCCGGGCGTACGACGAAACGGAGCCCGTCGGTGGGCCGGCAGAGTGGCGTCGGATCGATCGGGCGCTCGACCGGCTGGCCCGCTCGCTCGAGCGTCGCGAGCAGATGTTGCTCGTCTACAACCGAATCCTTCGGCACAACCTCCGCAACGAACTCAACATCATTACCGGCTACGCCGCTCACCTCGAAGCGACCCTCGAGGACGAGGAGTCGACCGCGGCGACGGACATCCGACTGGCGGCGACCGATCTCCTCGACCTCGCAGACCGAGCCCGAACGACCGAACACTTGCTCGATCGACCGAGTTCGAACCCACCAGAGATTGATCTCGTCGACGTAGTCACCGATCGCGTCGAGGCGTTTACGGAAGCGCATCCGGGAGTGACCGTCGACCTCGAGACCCCCGCGAACGCAGTCGTCGTCGGTGGCGAGGAACTCGAACTGGTCGTCGACGAACTGCTCGAGAACGTCGTCGAGCACGCGGGTGACGACGCGACGATCGAGATCACGGTGACGGTTACGGACGCGACCGTCAGCATGCAATTCGCCGACGACGGACCTGGTATACCCGAGGAAACGGCTGCACTCCTTACCGGGGACAGCGATATCTCGCCGCTCAACCACTCGGCGGGGATCGGCCTCTGGCTCGTCGACTGGACGGTTAGCCGGTACGACGGGGCGCTTACGTTCCCGGCGGGTGCGGAGGGCGGCGTCGTCGAGGTCGTTTTCAAACGTGGTGGGGGCGACCCAGGCGATTAA
- a CDS encoding aminotransferase class III-fold pyridoxal phosphate-dependent enzyme, with protein MDRDTVEPRVETIPGKRATQWVDYHHQFSAPSTYVYEFVWDAGEDAIGPFCTDVDGNVLMDFTSHVAAAPLGYNNPAVRERLEEFDLVDPLKIAGQDFYVSGGGGGPADADFPGPTQLMDRLVDLTDHYGMDRVFLSNSGAEAVENAIKICYASGGHRAFTFDGAFHGRTLGVLSLNRSKAVHRKGYPEVPGVVSVPYPSTQDEYNTDWSTDGPGGNVVADKLDPDLGVIDPDEVAYLILEPVQGEGGYRVPHPDFARDVEALRDRFGLKVIADEIQSGLGRTGEMWAIDHLDLTPDVITSAKGLRVGATISRSDVFPEEKGRISSTWGAGDLIASMQGVLTIDAIREQNLLSNVRTRGDQLRSILEERDAEGVIDVRGRGLMLAIEFDTKDRREAVVEAAMKRGLLTLGCGHKTLRLLPPLDVTEREIDLATRLLFEAIDSVAAEQPAPV; from the coding sequence ATGGATCGAGACACGGTCGAACCTCGAGTCGAGACGATTCCTGGGAAACGGGCAACGCAGTGGGTTGACTATCACCACCAGTTCTCCGCACCGAGCACCTACGTCTACGAATTCGTCTGGGACGCAGGGGAAGACGCCATTGGGCCGTTCTGCACCGACGTCGACGGCAACGTCCTCATGGACTTTACGAGTCACGTCGCCGCGGCCCCGCTCGGCTACAACAACCCCGCCGTCCGCGAGCGTCTCGAGGAGTTCGACCTCGTCGATCCGCTGAAAATCGCTGGACAGGATTTCTACGTCAGTGGCGGTGGCGGTGGTCCCGCTGATGCGGACTTTCCGGGCCCGACCCAGTTGATGGATCGGCTCGTCGACCTCACCGATCACTACGGGATGGATCGGGTGTTCCTCTCGAACTCGGGTGCCGAAGCGGTCGAGAACGCCATCAAGATCTGTTACGCCTCGGGTGGGCATCGGGCGTTCACCTTCGATGGCGCGTTCCACGGCCGGACACTCGGGGTTCTCTCGCTCAACCGATCGAAAGCCGTCCACCGCAAAGGGTATCCCGAAGTACCCGGCGTCGTGAGCGTTCCGTACCCCTCGACCCAGGATGAGTACAACACCGACTGGTCGACTGACGGCCCGGGCGGCAACGTCGTCGCCGACAAACTCGACCCTGACCTGGGGGTTATCGACCCAGACGAAGTCGCCTACCTGATCCTAGAGCCCGTCCAGGGAGAGGGCGGCTACCGCGTCCCCCACCCCGACTTCGCTCGTGACGTCGAGGCGCTTCGCGACCGGTTCGGGCTGAAGGTCATCGCCGACGAGATCCAGTCCGGGCTGGGCCGTACCGGCGAGATGTGGGCCATCGACCACCTCGACCTGACGCCGGACGTCATCACCAGCGCCAAGGGGCTTCGCGTCGGCGCGACGATCTCCCGATCCGACGTGTTTCCCGAAGAGAAGGGGCGCATCTCCTCGACCTGGGGGGCCGGCGACCTCATCGCGTCGATGCAGGGCGTGTTGACGATCGACGCCATCCGCGAGCAAAACCTGCTGTCGAACGTCCGGACGCGCGGTGACCAGCTTCGGTCGATCCTCGAGGAGCGTGACGCCGAGGGCGTCATCGACGTCCGCGGACGTGGACTGATGCTGGCGATCGAGTTCGACACCAAAGACCGACGTGAGGCAGTGGTCGAGGCGGCGATGAAACGCGGTCTGCTCACCCTCGGCTGTGGCCACAAAACGCTTCGGCTGTTGCCACCGCTCGACGTCACCGAGCGCGAAATCGACCTCGCCACGCGGCTGCTCTTCGAAGCGATCGACTCGGTGGCTGCGGAACAGCCCGCACCCGTCTGA
- a CDS encoding MgtC/SapB family protein, translated as MTDVPLQTIDAPLDETVVRIALAGALGMFLGLEREWSQKSAGIRTFSLISLLGALFTILVLETEVGESLLLLGGLLVIVQGVLLAAQGLMGEEDTGLSLTTSVSMLVAYGVGALVAAGFILEGVTIAVLSSLLLVLKRELHEFAWGLTRAEMRSTTEFAILAFVIYPLLPAETTLEFGELVIPIEPQIIWLMVVAVAGIGIVNYAIVSSYGGRGIAVTGFFGGLASSTAVVGTMLDHVNQRPAAASYAVAAILLANAAMAARNLGIAVAFTIGSDVSPLLEAVAPLGAVILVAFVVAGYIADWGESTPMELESPFSMKNALAFGAVFLVVLVFGSLAETWFGTLGFYATAVASGLISSAGATTSAVVLYRGGQLAAPEATIAILLATVSSIIVKALLAASSTNRTFKRQVAISSALLLIGGAIATVAVVI; from the coding sequence CTGACAGACGTCCCCCTCCAGACGATCGACGCCCCCCTCGACGAGACGGTCGTCCGAATCGCGCTTGCCGGCGCGCTCGGGATGTTCCTCGGCCTCGAGCGCGAGTGGTCACAGAAATCTGCGGGGATCCGAACCTTCTCGCTAATTAGTCTGCTCGGCGCGCTCTTTACGATCCTCGTCCTCGAGACGGAGGTCGGCGAGAGTCTGTTACTCCTCGGCGGGTTGCTCGTCATCGTCCAGGGCGTCTTGCTCGCCGCACAGGGCCTTATGGGCGAGGAGGACACTGGTCTCTCGCTGACGACGTCCGTCTCGATGCTGGTCGCCTACGGCGTGGGCGCACTCGTCGCCGCCGGGTTCATCCTCGAGGGGGTGACCATCGCCGTCCTCTCGTCGCTGTTGTTGGTGCTCAAACGCGAACTCCACGAGTTCGCCTGGGGACTCACCCGGGCGGAGATGCGCTCGACGACCGAGTTCGCCATCTTGGCGTTCGTCATCTACCCACTGTTGCCCGCCGAAACGACGCTCGAGTTCGGCGAGCTGGTGATTCCGATCGAGCCACAGATCATCTGGCTCATGGTCGTCGCGGTCGCCGGAATCGGCATCGTCAACTACGCCATCGTCTCGAGTTACGGCGGACGCGGGATCGCCGTCACTGGCTTTTTCGGCGGCCTCGCCTCCTCGACGGCCGTCGTCGGGACGATGCTCGACCACGTCAACCAGCGACCGGCCGCGGCTTCTTATGCCGTGGCCGCCATCCTACTCGCGAACGCCGCGATGGCCGCCAGAAACCTCGGGATCGCGGTCGCGTTCACGATCGGTAGCGACGTCTCACCCCTGCTCGAGGCGGTCGCCCCGCTCGGTGCGGTTATCCTCGTCGCGTTCGTCGTCGCCGGCTACATCGCCGACTGGGGCGAGTCGACGCCGATGGAACTCGAGAGCCCGTTCTCGATGAAAAACGCCCTCGCGTTCGGAGCGGTATTCCTGGTCGTCCTCGTGTTCGGGTCGCTGGCCGAAACGTGGTTCGGGACGCTCGGATTCTACGCGACGGCCGTGGCGAGCGGCCTCATCTCGAGTGCCGGGGCGACGACCTCGGCGGTCGTCCTCTACCGCGGTGGCCAACTCGCCGCACCCGAGGCGACGATCGCGATCTTGCTCGCGACGGTTTCCAGTATCATCGTCAAGGCACTGCTCGCCGCCAGCTCGACCAATCGGACGTTCAAACGGCAGGTGGCAATCTCGAGCGCACTCCTGTTGATTGGCGGGGCGATCGCGACGGTGGCCGTCGTCATCTAG
- a CDS encoding PadR family transcriptional regulator, with protein MYDLTGFQRDLLYVIAGEEEPHGLAIKEELEQYYEKEIHHGRLYPNLDTLVDKGLVEKGSRDRRTNFYTLTRRGRRELEARRDWEGQYVDL; from the coding sequence ATGTACGACCTGACAGGATTCCAGCGAGATCTGTTGTACGTGATCGCCGGTGAAGAAGAACCACACGGACTCGCCATCAAAGAAGAACTCGAGCAGTACTACGAGAAGGAAATCCACCACGGTCGCCTCTACCCGAACCTCGACACACTGGTCGATAAGGGCCTCGTCGAGAAGGGCAGCCGCGACCGCCGGACGAACTTCTATACGCTCACCCGCCGTGGCCGACGTGAACTCGAGGCCCGCCGGGACTGGGAAGGACAGTACGTCGACCTGTAA
- a CDS encoding DUF7528 family protein produces MTTGDVSRLRNQLTEALERTEEFTHTTATRRGDGTYVVARRGATSSGHRKVFDSFEAVKQLYQELPSTFTVSDVDYDGVTGSRRHILLWHLLEHPAFACKLVQRQPLTGRKTALDSSLAPPHEHE; encoded by the coding sequence TTGACCACCGGCGACGTCAGCCGGCTTCGCAACCAACTCACCGAGGCACTCGAGCGCACCGAGGAGTTTACCCATACCACGGCGACCCGTCGGGGCGACGGCACGTACGTCGTCGCCCGCCGCGGGGCGACCTCGAGTGGCCATCGAAAAGTGTTCGATTCGTTCGAGGCGGTGAAGCAGTTGTACCAGGAGTTGCCGTCGACGTTTACCGTCTCGGACGTCGACTACGACGGGGTAACCGGCTCTCGGCGACACATACTCCTCTGGCACCTGCTCGAGCACCCCGCGTTCGCGTGTAAACTCGTGCAACGCCAGCCACTGACGGGACGAAAGACAGCCCTAGATTCATCGCTAGCGCCGCCCCATGAGCACGAGTAA
- a CDS encoding lysylphosphatidylglycerol synthase domain-containing protein, translating to MASIVAGGTIATAFVSRLAVFGVAFLIVVAVLAVVLWRRAVVYWLVLGAVAVVARVTCSVTDRFDALLCPDMVRGRLDGFYATIDAIGANRRTLAVATVSAHLGMAFLMLPVYIGASALGYHLSLGVVAVTVAVGKLGALVPAPGGTGGVEAIVTASLTTLGHLEVGAALSVALVYRLCTYWLTIGIGGVCAFPAFYRN from the coding sequence GTGGCGTCCATCGTCGCCGGTGGAACCATTGCGACCGCGTTCGTGAGTCGATTGGCCGTCTTCGGGGTGGCCTTCCTGATCGTCGTCGCGGTGCTGGCGGTCGTGCTCTGGCGACGAGCAGTCGTGTACTGGCTCGTCCTCGGAGCGGTCGCCGTCGTTGCCCGGGTCACCTGCTCCGTGACCGATCGATTCGACGCCCTGTTGTGTCCCGACATGGTTCGCGGTCGTCTCGATGGCTTCTACGCGACCATCGACGCAATCGGTGCCAACCGGCGCACGCTCGCGGTGGCGACGGTGTCTGCACACCTGGGGATGGCCTTCCTCATGTTGCCCGTCTACATCGGTGCGAGCGCCCTCGGTTACCACCTGTCCCTGGGCGTCGTCGCCGTAACAGTGGCCGTCGGTAAACTCGGGGCCCTCGTCCCGGCACCCGGTGGCACCGGCGGCGTCGAAGCCATCGTCACTGCCAGCCTGACGACGCTCGGCCACCTCGAGGTGGGGGCTGCGCTCTCGGTTGCCCTCGTTTACCGATTGTGTACATACTGGCTCACCATCGGCATCGGTGGCGTCTGTGCGTTCCCAGCCTTCTACAGGAACTGA
- a CDS encoding DUF7117 family protein: MNIRGERECTDCGTRWSYFETGSVGCPACGSLRSVGTGERSSHTDRPTDFDLTAVRGAIDDCSNEELADRARAACREYLRNRGFVSGGRLRELDEAYLAAAELNHVADLVARTSQPTEDEELYFLALLRDADAGKRPDAVTIPASFREGRGLAVADSIRDYRRDIRLWIEETDRTLSDAARSTLEILIDHETRLRMLDGDVDPGTAETLLEAARHLGNGVRGDEYELELAQERLETVF, translated from the coding sequence ATGAACATTCGCGGGGAGCGTGAGTGTACCGACTGTGGCACCCGCTGGTCGTACTTCGAGACCGGCAGCGTCGGCTGCCCGGCCTGTGGCAGTCTTCGTAGCGTCGGCACGGGCGAGCGCTCGAGTCACACCGACCGACCCACCGACTTCGATCTCACCGCCGTTCGGGGGGCTATCGACGACTGCTCGAACGAGGAACTGGCCGACCGGGCCCGGGCCGCGTGTCGGGAGTACCTCCGAAACCGGGGCTTCGTCAGCGGCGGTCGCCTCCGCGAACTGGACGAGGCGTATCTCGCCGCGGCGGAACTCAACCACGTCGCGGATCTGGTCGCCCGAACGTCCCAGCCCACGGAGGACGAGGAACTGTACTTTCTCGCGTTGCTCCGGGATGCGGACGCGGGCAAGCGCCCCGACGCGGTGACGATACCAGCGTCCTTCCGGGAGGGTCGCGGACTCGCCGTCGCGGACTCGATTCGGGACTACCGGCGCGATATTCGGCTCTGGATCGAGGAAACAGATCGCACGCTCAGCGACGCGGCTCGAAGCACGCTCGAGATCCTGATCGATCACGAGACCAGACTGCGCATGCTCGACGGTGACGTCGATCCGGGGACGGCCGAGACGCTGCTCGAGGCGGCGCGTCACCTGGGGAACGGTGTTCGTGGCGACGAGTACGAACTCGAATTGGCTCAGGAACGCCTCGAGACGGTTTTTTGA
- a CDS encoding bifunctional methylenetetrahydrofolate dehydrogenase/methenyltetrahydrofolate cyclohydrolase has protein sequence MTRIIDGNAVASEIRDDLGDAIETLADAGSRPGLATVLMGDDPASQTYVSMKQRDCEEVGIEPHHVDVPGDAAPETLYETIDDLNENPDVHGYLVQAPVPDHVEYREVIRRIDPLKDVDGFHPENVGRLVAGDARFRPCTPHGVQKLLEAADVDTEGADITIVGRSDIVGKPLANLLIQKADDGNATVTVCHSRTDDLGEKTRSADVVVAAVGVPELLDGSMIGEDAVVIDVGVNRVDADTEKGYELVGDVDFESAKARASAITPVPGGVGPMTRAMLLYNTVKAASLQTGIDVDLP, from the coding sequence ATGACACGAATCATCGACGGGAACGCGGTCGCGAGCGAGATACGGGACGACCTCGGCGACGCCATCGAAACGCTTGCCGACGCTGGCTCGCGTCCCGGTCTGGCCACCGTGTTGATGGGAGATGACCCTGCGAGTCAGACCTACGTCTCGATGAAACAGCGCGACTGCGAGGAGGTCGGCATCGAACCCCACCACGTCGACGTTCCCGGCGACGCCGCGCCCGAAACCCTCTACGAGACCATCGACGACCTCAACGAGAACCCCGACGTCCACGGCTACCTCGTGCAGGCACCGGTTCCGGATCACGTCGAGTACCGGGAGGTCATCCGTCGAATCGACCCACTCAAAGACGTCGATGGCTTCCATCCCGAGAACGTCGGCCGTCTCGTCGCCGGCGACGCCAGGTTCCGCCCCTGTACCCCTCACGGCGTCCAGAAACTCCTCGAGGCCGCGGACGTGGACACCGAGGGGGCGGATATCACCATCGTCGGCCGATCCGACATCGTCGGCAAGCCGCTGGCGAACCTGCTCATTCAGAAGGCCGACGACGGGAACGCGACGGTCACGGTGTGTCACTCCCGAACCGATGACCTCGGCGAAAAGACCCGCAGTGCCGACGTCGTCGTGGCCGCCGTCGGCGTCCCCGAGTTGCTCGACGGCTCGATGATCGGCGAGGACGCAGTGGTCATCGACGTCGGCGTCAACCGCGTCGACGCCGACACGGAGAAGGGGTACGAACTGGTGGGTGACGTCGACTTCGAGAGTGCAAAAGCGCGAGCGAGCGCGATCACACCCGTTCCGGGCGGTGTCGGACCGATGACGCGGGCGATGTTGCTGTACAATACGGTCAAGGCGGCCAGCCTGCAGACGGGGATCGACGTCGATCTACCTTAA
- a CDS encoding uracil-DNA glycosylase family protein, giving the protein MENVTERRSNPFGMRPPFAKNDPGAHPAVFGYGDANADFHLIGDHPGVHGGTTTGVPFTEVDSSETLFEVFRQAGFSSGPLADPDLSNLFVNYLHMCTLPGDRAPTRAEYDELERYFDAELRAINAHILLPVGARATDHVLREYTTQRHRIDLEMPALHAREFRGRGFMVVPILDPAEWESGDRARLAAKLEAILASDYRQTKGVATRVG; this is encoded by the coding sequence GTGGAGAACGTAACGGAACGACGGAGCAACCCCTTCGGCATGCGACCGCCGTTTGCAAAGAACGACCCGGGTGCCCACCCGGCGGTCTTCGGCTACGGTGACGCCAACGCGGATTTTCACCTGATCGGTGATCATCCGGGTGTTCACGGCGGGACGACTACGGGGGTACCGTTCACCGAAGTCGATTCGTCGGAGACCCTCTTCGAGGTCTTTCGCCAGGCAGGGTTCAGTAGCGGCCCGCTCGCGGATCCCGACCTCTCGAATCTCTTCGTGAACTACCTGCACATGTGTACACTCCCCGGCGACCGGGCACCGACGCGAGCGGAGTACGACGAACTCGAGCGATACTTCGACGCGGAACTGCGCGCGATCAACGCCCACATCCTGTTACCGGTCGGCGCGAGGGCGACCGACCACGTCCTCCGGGAGTACACGACCCAGCGCCACCGGATTGACCTCGAGATGCCCGCCCTCCACGCTCGTGAGTTCCGCGGCCGCGGATTCATGGTCGTGCCGATTCTCGATCCTGCGGAGTGGGAGTCCGGTGACCGCGCCCGGTTAGCCGCGAAGCTCGAGGCGATTCTGGCGTCCGATTACCGCCAGACGAAGGGCGTGGCGACGCGAGTGGGCTGA
- a CDS encoding J domain-containing protein: MTDDIDFYDLLDVSADASQDDIKQAFREQVRVYHPDLNDDDRAQAQFTALKKAYDILGDPVERQAYDRLGHEDYVAKRTSGLPSPDVWKRSTNSRESESEGTEKTGQTTIGGSSTGASAGTGTDDSTGSSTTTGTSTSGTTTGHTGSSARTQTGTGASATGTGGGRAAGTATGASTGSSSSTTSHRTRSNTTASGRATAGSTRSSTSDTHNRFAGNPLFRWWRNQNFAWPLIWTAIVTYLAGLVHFGLENEASLLDLSRELQAAGTDLATVWTLLSSSRHGIATAIGFVSGVEFFTPPIEPVQWYGALAGIVLTALLVVLAARIAWRTHTWGPVSLDETIVVAIALAAVTLLLGGPFLAGAVLMPLFFGVIVHRTHQLPGWSPSYLYVVCVSAPLAGFGLSAAGYGTLAADLALFVVIPLVGALGLPMRVSIRTHFRR; this comes from the coding sequence ATGACCGACGATATCGACTTTTACGACCTTCTCGACGTTTCTGCTGACGCCTCACAGGACGACATCAAACAGGCGTTCCGCGAACAGGTGCGGGTGTATCACCCCGACCTGAACGACGACGACCGCGCGCAAGCGCAGTTTACGGCGTTGAAGAAGGCCTACGACATTCTCGGGGATCCGGTCGAACGACAGGCCTACGACCGCCTCGGTCACGAGGACTACGTCGCGAAACGAACGTCTGGGCTGCCCTCCCCGGACGTGTGGAAGCGGTCGACCAACTCGAGGGAGAGCGAAAGTGAGGGTACAGAAAAGACGGGGCAGACGACTATTGGGGGATCGTCCACGGGTGCCAGTGCTGGCACCGGTACCGACGACAGCACCGGTTCCAGCACCACTACCGGCACCAGCACATCGGGGACGACCACCGGACACACCGGCTCGAGCGCGCGGACGCAGACCGGAACTGGGGCGAGCGCGACGGGGACGGGTGGTGGGCGCGCTGCCGGCACCGCCACCGGTGCCAGTACCGGTTCCAGCTCCAGCACCACTAGCCACCGGACGCGCTCGAACACCACCGCGAGCGGACGGGCAACCGCAGGTAGCACACGATCGTCCACGAGTGACACCCATAATCGGTTCGCAGGGAATCCCCTTTTCCGGTGGTGGCGCAACCAAAACTTCGCCTGGCCGCTCATCTGGACGGCAATCGTGACGTATCTCGCTGGACTGGTTCACTTCGGCCTCGAGAACGAAGCGAGCCTCCTCGACCTCAGCCGAGAACTCCAGGCCGCTGGTACGGATCTGGCTACGGTCTGGACGCTGCTATCGAGTAGCCGCCACGGAATCGCCACCGCCATCGGCTTCGTCTCCGGGGTCGAGTTTTTCACCCCACCGATCGAGCCCGTCCAGTGGTACGGCGCGCTGGCCGGCATCGTCCTCACTGCCCTGCTCGTCGTGCTCGCTGCACGTATCGCGTGGCGAACACATACGTGGGGCCCCGTCTCCCTCGACGAGACCATCGTGGTAGCCATCGCGCTCGCGGCAGTGACGCTGTTGCTCGGCGGGCCGTTCCTGGCCGGTGCCGTGTTGATGCCGCTGTTTTTCGGCGTCATCGTCCACCGAACCCACCAGCTTCCGGGCTGGTCGCCATCGTATCTGTACGTCGTCTGTGTCTCGGCGCCCCTCGCTGGGTTCGGGCTGAGCGCTGCGGGTTACGGCACGCTTGCGGCTGATCTCGCATTGTTCGTCGTCATCCCATTGGTCGGCGCGCTCGGGTTGCCGATGCGGGTGAGCATCCGGACGCACTTCCGTCGCTAG
- the dinB gene encoding DNA polymerase IV, which produces MTDDPSLPGVETTADDEDRIVLHVDADCFYAACERLREPDLEGEPVVVGMGYEPGDTIGAVATASYEARAFGVESAQAISTALENLPRRAGVEADPELTVEETGHYRSVDMEYYQSVAADVKTILHDCADVVREVSVDEAYLDVTDRTAWAVAAGFARHVKDRIRREVGITVSIGVAPSMSAAKIASDFDKPDGLTVVRPGEVREFLAPLEVDLLHGVGPVTARELRSMGLETAADVAATDPEPLIERFGERGRELYERARGDDDRPVEPKGLPKSFSRESAFSEAVEEPDPKRELVETLAAAVAERAQREGALYRTVGVKAVTPPYDVNTRERSLPGPVDNPDLVREIALELFAEFETVPVRKLGVKVANLEFSEVDQASLDDVDWNARTTTDSRTSSDPGTDSRSGERRRSTADPSDPEQAALTTLLEAHSNEEDTEEPSQSDSRTDRSRDSGQASLEEFE; this is translated from the coding sequence ATGACCGACGACCCATCCCTCCCCGGCGTCGAGACGACTGCGGACGACGAGGATCGGATCGTCCTCCACGTCGACGCCGACTGTTTCTACGCCGCCTGTGAACGCCTCCGGGAACCCGACCTCGAGGGCGAGCCCGTCGTCGTCGGCATGGGCTACGAACCCGGCGACACCATCGGTGCCGTCGCCACCGCCAGCTACGAAGCCCGCGCCTTCGGCGTCGAGAGCGCCCAGGCAATCTCGACGGCGCTCGAGAATCTTCCCCGGCGAGCGGGCGTGGAGGCGGATCCGGAGCTGACCGTCGAGGAAACCGGCCACTACCGGTCGGTGGACATGGAGTACTATCAGTCGGTCGCCGCGGACGTAAAGACCATCCTCCACGACTGCGCCGACGTCGTCCGCGAGGTGAGCGTCGACGAAGCCTATCTCGACGTCACCGACCGGACGGCCTGGGCCGTTGCGGCCGGCTTCGCCCGCCACGTGAAAGATCGCATCCGTCGGGAGGTCGGGATCACGGTCAGCATTGGCGTTGCGCCGTCGATGAGCGCCGCGAAGATCGCGAGCGACTTCGACAAACCCGATGGACTCACCGTCGTTCGCCCAGGCGAGGTGCGCGAGTTCCTGGCCCCCCTCGAGGTCGACCTACTCCACGGCGTCGGCCCCGTCACGGCCCGCGAGCTTCGATCGATGGGGCTCGAGACGGCGGCCGACGTGGCAGCGACCGATCCGGAACCGTTGATCGAGCGATTTGGCGAGCGAGGCCGGGAGCTGTACGAACGCGCACGTGGTGACGACGACCGCCCGGTCGAGCCGAAAGGGCTCCCGAAGAGCTTCTCGCGGGAGTCGGCGTTCAGCGAGGCGGTCGAGGAACCCGACCCCAAGCGGGAGCTGGTCGAAACGCTCGCGGCGGCAGTCGCCGAGCGCGCCCAGCGGGAGGGAGCACTGTACCGAACCGTCGGCGTCAAAGCCGTCACGCCGCCATACGACGTCAACACCCGGGAGCGATCGTTGCCGGGGCCGGTAGACAACCCCGATCTCGTCCGCGAGATCGCCCTCGAGCTGTTCGCCGAATTCGAGACCGTCCCGGTGCGTAAACTCGGGGTGAAAGTCGCCAACCTCGAGTTCAGCGAGGTCGACCAGGCGAGCCTGGACGACGTGGACTGGAACGCTCGAACGACGACCGACTCGAGAACGTCGTCCGATCCGGGCACTGACTCGAGGTCGGGAGAACGGAGACGATCCACGGCCGATCCGTCCGACCCGGAACAGGCCGCACTGACGACGCTACTGGAGGCACACTCGAACGAGGAGGACACCGAGGAGCCATCCCAGTCCGACTCGCGTACGGATCGGTCGCGTGACTCCGGTCAGGCATCCCTTGAAGAGTTCGAGTGA